From Thalassophryne amazonica chromosome 5, fThaAma1.1, whole genome shotgun sequence:
aattcatgcatttatttcctctaggctggactattgtaattctttattatcaggttgtcctaaaagttccctaaaaagccttcagttaattcaaaatgctgcagctagagtactgacggggactagcaggagagagcatatctcacccgtgttggcctctcttcattggcttcctgttaattctagaatagaatttaaaattcttcttcttacttataaggttttgaataatcaggtcccatcttatctcagggacctcgtagtaccatatcaccctaatagagcgcttcgctctcagactgcaggcttacttgtagttcctagggtttgtaagagtagaatgggaggcagagccttcagctttcaggctcctctcctgtggaaccagctcccaattcagatcagggagacagataccctctctacttttaagattaggcttaaaactttccttttcgctaaggcttatagttagggctggatcgggtgaccctggactatccctttgttatgctgctttagacgtagactgtgggggggttcccatgatgcactgtttctttctctttttgctctgtatgcatcactccgcatttaatcattagtgatcgatctctgcccccctccacagcatgtctttttcctggttctttccctcagccacaaccagtctcagcagaagactgcccctccctgagcctggttctgctggaggtttcttcctgttaagagggagtttttccttcccactgttgccaagtgcttgctcacagggggtcgttttgaccgttggggtttttcatgattgttgtatggccttgccttacaatataaagcgccttggggcaactgtttgttgtgatttggcgctatataaaaaaaaagttgattgattgattgattgaatcaacAATCATGTCaatatttagacaggtgtgtgataTGGAACATGCTGTCTGACAAAGGGCTTCTGCCCGAAACGTTACATTTaatttctgttaaataaaaaaattttgtcTGGgactgtggctgtgcggatcatttgtttttttctttctgtatggtagagtggccagatgtaagccactccttagtaaaaggcacatagcagcccgcttggagtttgccaaaaggcacctgacgggctctcagaccatgagaaacaaaaattctatggtctgataagacaaagattgaactctttggtcgaactaggcaccatccctactgtgaagcatggtggtggcagcatcatactgtggggatgtttttcagtgacaggaattGTAAGGCTaatcagaattgagggaaagatgaatgcagtaatgtacagagacctcctggatgaaaacctgctccacagtgctcttaacctcagactggggcgacggttcagctttcagcaggacaatgaccaaaAGCAtgcagccaagatatcaacgTAGTGGCTtccggacaactctgtgaatgtccttgagtggtccagttagagcccagacctgaatccgactgaacaacTCGGGggaaatctgaaaatggttgcGCAGCtatgataaatttgcaaaaaattcaaaagttttttcatgttgtcattatggggtgttgtgagcagaatttgatggaaaaaaaataaattactttttcaaaaaaggctgtaacatagcaaaatgtggaaaaagtgaaggactgagtactttgtggatgcactgcaCAAAGTAGGGTTGTCACCCatcccttaaaatacagaattgtcctttatttgacaattaattgcTGCGTCCCGTATTGATTCAAGACGGGACAAATTATTCCGTATTTTCAGAAATGTCCtacacacactcatcaaaactgaataatgaacaaaataaaacacaggaaatattaagggtTGCCAATGTCTTCTCTGTACCTCATGTGGGGTCCTGTAGCAAGGACCCCACATGAGGTACAGTGGATAGACCTCAGACTTTCACATCTGGATCTCTGTGTGCTCACCTTTCTGGTCCTGTCACGGGTTGCCTGGCATGTCTACACCCGAGACTcccccacatccaaagaagcaaaacgTTTGCAAATGTACAAAAGTGAGTGGGAAGAGtcgaacccctggcttgacagtgTTAGTGCcaatgggtacaaggcaaacaagtatttttattttttatttcctcttaaagtaaaaatgtcctcactttaaaggttaaaattattggtctgttttccttaatatttatgtttattattgtacacttcagtgactgcagtttatcattaacagttttgtgttaataaagcacttcaagctttaagtatgactaaatgcCTTTTTCAAAATGAAACGTACCACTCCTCGGGTGGTGGTAGTGGCCCTGATGAGCCGTTTTGGGcgttctttattttcatttctgaaaggtggcaacctAAGCAGAAGGATGTCTGTCTGTAAGTAGGTAAAGGGTGGATTTCAGTGAATATTTCCAAAGGTTACAGTATACTTGGATCATGGAAGTGTGCATGTTTTGAGACACCACCAGATATGACTCAAAATCTtttctttatgccatttcaagAATCAACCTGATGACATCACCAAGCTCTGTTTCTATGATATTACAACACCCACTGCTCTCTTTGGCCAACATTTATTATGTTTGGCTATTATCACTCTGGTTGGTGTCTGTGGTCTTTGAGTACAATTTCTAGTTTTTTCCTGTACAGTAACTTATCTTCATCCAAAGGTTTAGCCTTTAACCACAAAaagaagtaaaaaataaactaaacACTCACTGACATTTACATAATAACAATAAAGTGATTATAATCTTTGTATGGCCATCTTTACAACAAATGATTTAATTTAATCCTCACATGAGAATCCAGTCATTCAGGTCTTTTGTAGATTTTCTCCTCATTGCCTTCTTTCATGGCTGCATATCTGGCCACAGTGAACAGATAGTCGCTCAGTCTGAGTGAAAATGTTAACATTCATTAGGTGCATAACACAGGCCATGAAACGTGTTACTGATTTTGTAACATGTCCAACCTGTTCAGAAACTTGGCAACATCTGGGTCCACTTCccctgaacggacaatggaagcaaCACTGTAACAACAACAACGCAGAACTATAATAACCAACTAACATGATGAAGCCACATTATTTAAAATACTTTAAGACAGATGTTACAATCAAGAACAGGAGCTGACCTGCGTTCAGCTCTGCGACAAACTGTCCGAGCTACGTGCAAAGCAGCACTACTCTTTCCGCCAGACTGTGAGAAGAGACACATTAGTACTTCATAAATGACAATATTCACAAAGAACTCCATATTAATGGGTGCATGAATGGGCTTACTGGTAAAATAAAGCTTGTTAGTGGAGGAAGTTCTTCTGTAAATTTGTCTATCCAGCTTTCCAGGTCTGCAATTGGCTGAGTGGAAAATTTAGTCTTCTCTTGTAGGAGAGCAGaaaagcaaatcaaatcaaaatcaaagaaAGAGGAAACACTGGACCACATCAGACTTCATCACACACATACTTAGATGACTTTCTCTTGCAGATGATTTAGGAGTGGCAATACTGGAGCCCACGTCTTGCAAAACACATTGTATCTGGAATGGAAAAAGGACTAAATGCATTATTTTGCCAGCGTTAAACAATAATTATTAAATGCAACATGAAAGTCAAACCTTGTCCATCTGATGTATGAATGCATGGCCTTTGTCAAGGCAAAACTCTCTGGCCAACCTATAAAATACAAATGTAACTGACAACGTAAGAATGACTTAAATGAGATCTAAAATGAATTGTAACATCTGAATTGTAAATACCCTATAGCTGATGACAGCTCATCTGTGTTTCCCAACGCTTCAAAGACCTGATCTTCCTTTGGCCTCCTTTCTCCTGTAAATGTGCTTGTGTAACCTGTTAGAGGCAAAAGAAAACAATCAAACTTACTCATACGAGTACATACTgtaatgatttattattattattcttaagtAAGAATCTGGAAAACAACCTTTGTCTCCAGTTTTGGTGTATATTTTGGGCACCCTTTTTTCTCCTTCTGTGGCACATCTGTCAGAGAAGTGAGAATGTCATTAGAACAGGTTGGCAAAATATGCTCTTATGCATTTAACGTACAACTTGCAAAATGAACTGATAAAATTACTTGATTAAAAGAAAAGTATTGCACAATTATTTCGATAAATAACAGTTTGAGCTGCTTCAATGGAAAGCCAAAATACCAACCTGTTTTACAACAGGGAACATAAACAAGACACTCAGCGCattaaaactgaaaacaaaagacATACTCTTGCCTCTTTTGTAAGCCCGATATTGTCTGTGTCCCATGTTCACTAATAAACCTCCCTGTGCGTCCAACACATCGAAAACGTGCCACTTTCAGGAATAAAGACACCATGTTGTTGCGGGTTACAGCAGCTAAAAGCGGCTGATCGtgcagtttgatcctcagcgctGTCCGTAGTTATGGGCGTGGAGGCTCGGTAACGCCATGGAAAACGTACATGCTGATTGGACCATCAAACGTATGCACACCATGCGCCGCGCTGATTGGATACGAATCTGCGTGtcttttcagtttgtttttagCTTTAGCAATATGTCATTTCGCACCCTGTCAAAATTTCTGTGTTAAATTATAGTTGCGGCACAGTCTGTAAACTATATGAAGTCCTCCCATCGTTTGGCTTTTATGAAAACTATGACGTTTATGCTAGTTTTACTTTCTGCCGGTCCAGACGATGAAAAATGACCAAACTAGGTCGTATGTGAGGGTCAAACATTCCATCAGAGACACATTTTTGGACTGGACAGCGTTGTGTGGCAGAAATGACAGCGATGGAGTGCATTGTGTCTGCACCAGGAAAGGCGATCCTCCACGGGGAACATGCAGTTGTTCACggaaaggtaattattttttttctgaaataagGGGTgagtctggcttttatggagcCCGCTTAGGGACATGGTGATtcatttttttggcccagattattgcgttctctcgcaataacctaatatcatattaaagcttaTGCCTATctagagcacacagtgagtggaatcaggtggggggagactgaacgaatacacacacacacacacacacacacacacacacacacacacacacacacacacacacacacacacacacacacacacacacacacacacacacacacacacacaccagacagCAGGATTCATGAGAGAATGGGATGCCgtgagatgagggagtaagttggtacaacttgcacagctgtaagactccgtatgaaatatagtttatttatacaacagtgatagTAAGTAGCAACACTCGTGTGCCTTATGaacgtgttttttcttttttttaccgtccgtgaatcatgttgctgtctgctgtgtgtgtgtgtgtgtgtgtgtgtgtgtgtgtgtgcgcgcgcgcgcacagtcCGATTTCCTCTATTATGCATCTCTGTTGATCCACTGGATGTCATttataccaaaataaataaataaaaaaaagtcagtcCAATTTACAGTTGTACCCCAATTTCTTTAGTCAAAACCTATATTAATCATCTCCTTGGACGAAAACAATGCCATTTTgaccaaaaatgaatgaatgaataaataaataaatagataaacatTTTTTTCAGTTGAATAAGTGTCTGGACCGGATTGGATAGATATTTAGACAGATATTCGCAATTTCAAGCCAATTTCCTATATTATGCATCTCTGAGGATCTACTGGATGTCATTcataccaaacaaacaaacaaacaaaaaagcgcaGAAGcagtgtctgaataagtaactagtaacCAACTTCACTCTGGTCCTATTCATCACCACTGACTTTGAGCTTTTCCTAATATCTTTAATGATcttctggcttcatagataaagTATGAGTAGCAGCCACtcctccatccattcatccattttcttccactttatccggagtcgggtcgcgggggcagcagctcaagcaaagccgcccagacctcccgatccacacacacctcccccagctcctccgggggaaccccaaggcgttcccaagccagccgagagacgtagtctctccagcgtgtcctgggtctgccCCGGGGATTCCTCCCGATAGTAGCCACTCCTATTTGaagcaaatatgaataaatgtcaTTAGAAAATGGCAACATGTTGCTGAATAACATCAACTTGTAGGGACGTGTATAAAAATTATGTCCCATGCCAATATAAAATCTGACTGTTAATTCAGAAAGAATCTGGCCCTAATCAATTCTCATAACTTCCTTATTATCAAGATatctccatgaaattttcaggaaTGATGGCTTGCCACCTCTTCTTCATTTTAAATGGTATATCATGGTATattatttcaacactgacagtcaCTGGATTTTGGCGATCAACCAGAATCTTTGTGAAACACCCAATCCTTCTGAGTATCAGCAAAAATGAAGAGAAATACTTACTCTTTATTCCCTATACTTTGATTTTTTAAAATCCCTATTCTTCCTTCCTGTAGTTTTAAGTAGAAGTTTAAGTGACTTTGATGaagcaaaaacaagaaatcaggtaacttctctctCCGATTGCCTGTGACGAAAATTCAAACATGAGGTGGGAGCTTTGTAATTCTTCTACGTCATTGACCTAAAAATAGACCAAGATGTTCCTCAAACAGCCAATAACAACACGAATCGCAGGGGACTCCCTGTGCGACTCCCAGAAATGCGGTCACATACAGTTATGCAGAACCTAATCGAGGCGCTGGCCTACTTTGTCCACATCCCTACATCAACATCTGGCAAATTGAACATCTGTTCCTTTGTGTTGTTACCAGAGATGTTTACCGACCAACCAGTGTGCATCAGTGATATATCATCAGTGTGCATCAGTGATATATCATGTTTCTTCAggatcattcattttctgccacttactaAGCAGcccacccacacttccctatcctcagccaaatcctgttgctcttcccaggggatcccgaagtgttcccaagccagctgggaaatgcaATCCATCCAGTGTGTACTggttcttccccagggcctcgtcCCAGTTGGTCTTGTTTGGAAGAACTCCttagagatgaccagggggcatcctcaccagatgcccaaaccacctcagttggctccttctGATGCAAAGAAGTAGAGGCTTAATTCTCTGGTTATAAATTAAACTGATACAAGTCAGGCTCACTCCCTTTATCATCTTATTTCCTTTACAACCCAACAGGGATGTTTTAGTAGCCccaaaaatgatataaattacttAGCCACCCTTTCTCCCTTCACATGTAACTCCTGGTTATAATTCATTTTAATCTTTTTGCCTTCCGTTATCCACAGACTGCAGTTCTTCATGGATAAACATGCTTGCAGTTCCTATTGTTCCCaaacagtctctaagggcggttgccCATTGCCAATTTTTGGTTTCAATTGGGGAAAGTGGGCCCAGTTTGTTTTTAAAATAGTTTGCAAAGTTTATATTACCTACtatgtagtggtgggcacagctaaccaaaaagttagctttgataacagataatcagctaactgaaaagttatcttttatgaagctaaaccgataaaccacccaaaaaattatcggaagctacagctaaccgataactgataactttcagtattgtctctggtacacttgcaactaacaagctgaatccCTTCTAGTAGCGTCAAAGACGATCACAGACCCAAATAATAAAacagcatttctgtctttgtgcgccctgcccactgttggaagctcttgtatcctgcatacactcaacaaaaatataaacgcaacacttttggttttgctcccattttgtatgagatgaactcaaagatctaaaactttttccacatacacaatatcaccatttccctcaaatattgttcacaaaccagtctaaatctgtgatagtgagcacttctcctttgctgagataatccatcccacctcacaggtgtgccataccaagatgctgattagacaccatgattagtgcacaggtgtgccttagactgtccacaataaaaggccactctgaaggtgcagttttgttttattggggggggataccagtcagtatctggtgtgaccaccatttgcctcatgcagtgcaacacatctccttcgcatagagttgatcaggttgtcaattgtggcctgtggaatgttggtccactcctcttcaatggctgtgcgaagttggtggatattggcaggaactggtacatgctgtcatatacgccggtccagagcatcccaaacatgctcaatgggtgacatgtccggtgagtatgccggccatgcaagaactgggacattttcagcttccaagaattgtgtacagatccttgcaacatggggccgtgcattatcctgctgcaacatgaggtgatgttcttggatgtatggcacaacaatgggcctcaggatctcgtcacggtgtctctgtgcattcaaaatgccatcaataaaatgcacctgtgttcttcgtccataacagacgcctgcccataccataaccccaccgccaccatgggccactcgatccacaacattgacatcagaaaaccgctcacccacacgacaccacacacgctgtctgccatctgccctggacagtgtgaaccgggattcatccatgaagagaacacctctccaacgtgccaaacgccagcgaatgtgagcatttgcccactcaagtcggttacgatgacgagctggagtcaggtcgagaccccgatgaggacgacgagcatgcagatgggcttccctgagacggtttctgacagtttgtgcagaaattctttggttatgcaaaccgattgtttcagcagctgtccgagtggctggtctcagacgatcttggaggtgaacatgctggatgtggaggtcctgggctggtgtggttacacgtggtctgcggttgtgaggctggttggatgtactgccagattctctgaaacgcctttggagacggcttatggtagagaaatgaacattcaatacacaagcaacagctctggttgacattcctgctgtcagcatgccagttgcacgctccctcaaatcttgcgacatctgtggcattgtgctgtgtgataaaactgcacctttcagagtggccttttattgtgggcagtctaaggcacacctgtgcactaatcatggtgtctaatcagcatcttgatatggcacacctgtgaggtgggatggattatctcggcaaaggagaagtgctcactatcacagatttagactggtttgtgaacaatatttgagggaaatggtgatattgtgtatgtggaaaaagttttagatctttgagttcatctcatacaaaatgggagcaaaaccaaaagtgttgcgtttatatttttgttgagtgtagcttgcagcagtgaagcagctgagaggagcagcaaagctcaactctctgctCAATAGCAGGGTCGCCGTGAGGTGGAgcgcttggaaaataaagcagtgctgacttatagtcttgatttataaataaaatttatatggatagaataactccattaatgtcaattctttcatttgtacaaagttaaaatataacatatatctttgaattttaaataatgcactaattctgaagttttgtaacaaacacagacagatgccaaagggattatgggtaaaatgtgcctccgctaacactgattggttgacttatTAATTCTATGTAgataccaacacattaatgtgaggtgtgtgttggtgtttacatataaatgtgcttttgtaaaaatgcctttttttatttgtaaaaaaaggctttTGCAAAACAAAGCCAAGTTTTGATAATAGAACActgtagaacactgccatctactggtgcccagacgcttagtacttaggacgaatactgccatgaacactactggccagtagatggcagtagagaccgtgaaaacttggcaacaaaattccagaaaatccgtatctgctatgtttaagatgcgtggaatgtaataaatgcaaactgaatttcagatatcttatatatattactgtggaacaaagatgacagacagtgtttgacataaataggactctaaagagcaaacaagaatggattgcaatgattccaattgaaaataatgagaagcaacctgggcttcttctggcatttttacataaaacaaacacaataacaacatctgtaaacccagagaatatattcatgagagttttaggcacaatatacaaagagtttaatgctgttgctcatgtggagcctgatcagagcatctcaaatgcatttcttctgtcgtgaatgtactgagattacccataatgcacctggacatagcatgtccacactaaaaccttcaaaattagtgcattactttaaaactaaaatgtatatctgatattttcactttataaaacttcagatgtgacgttaatttaaataacttgtccaaaattagtttggttaaaattttaaccataagttaaaactgtatacctctggatgacttgggtgatattgctggtgtatcagtatggggtcaaaaagaaatgagcttttttcttttttgtgaccagttgtcctttgtctgcagaggatagagtggtttcttctggaaccagctctcctttgtttgtagaagatagaactgcacatctacaacccctggcaaaaattatggaatcaccggccttggaggatgttcattcagttgtttaattttgtagaaaaaaagcagatcacagacatgacacaaacctaaagtcatttcaaatggcaactttctggcttcaagaaacactataagaaatcatgaaaaaaaattgtggcattcagtaacggttacttttttagaccaagcagaggaaaaaaatatggaatcactcaattctgaggaaaaaattatggaatcaccctggaaattttcatccccaaaactaacacctgcatcaaatcagatctgctcgttagtctgcatctaaaaaggagtgatcacaccttggagagctgttgcaccaagtggactgacatgaatcatggctccaacacgagagatgtcaattgaaacaaaggagaggattatcaaactcttgaaagagggtaaatcatcacgcagtgttgcaaaagatgttggttgttcacagtcagctgtgtctaaactctggacaaaatacaaacaacatgggaaggttgttaaaggcaaacatactggtagaccaaggaagacatcaaggcgtcaagacaaaaaacttaaagcaatatgtctcagaaatcgaaaatgcacaacaaaacaaatgaggaacgaatgggaggaaactggagtcaatgtctgtgaccaaaatgtaagaaaccgcctaaaggaaatgggatttacatacagaaaagctaaacgaaaggcatcattaacacccaaacagaaaaaaacaaggttacaatgggctaaggaaaagcaatcgtggactgtggatgactgaatgaaagtcatattcagtgatgaatctcgaatctgcattgggcaaggtgattatgctggaacttttgtttggcgccgttccaatgagatttataaagatgactgcctgaagagaacatgtaaatttccacagtcattgatgatatggggctgcatgtcaggtaaaggcattggggagatggctgtcattacatcatcaataaatgcacaagtttacgttgatattttggacacttttcttatcccatcaattgaaaggatgtttggggatgatgaaatcatttttcaagatgataatgcatcttgccatagagcaaaaactgtgaaaacattccttgcaaaaagacacatagggtcaaaaaatagtccggatcttaatccaattgaaaatctttggtggaagttgaagaaaaaagtccatgcctcagagactgcaagctgttataaaagccagaggtggtgcaacaaaatactagtgatgtgttggagcattcttttgtttttcatgattccataattttttcctcagaattgagtgagtccatattttttcccctctgcttggtctaaaaaagtaaccgttactgactgccacaatttttttcccgatttcttatagtgtttcttaaagccagaaagttgccatttgaaatgactttagttttgtgtcatgtctgtgatctgctttttttctacaaaattaaacaactgaacgaacatcctccgaggccggtgattccataatttttgccaggggtagtACTAGAAAACATTTAACAGTTTGATACTCAacggcagatgatgtggttctgttgggttTATCACACTGTGACCTCTTATGTGTACTGGGCTGGTTTGGGACAGAGTATTAAGCAACTGGGATGCAGATCAGTGCCTCCAAATT
This genomic window contains:
- the mmab gene encoding corrinoid adenosyltransferase isoform X1; its protein translation is MVSLFLKVARFRCVGRTGRFISEHGTQTISGLQKRCATEGEKRVPKIYTKTGDKGYTSTFTGERRPKEDQVFEALGNTDELSSAIGLAREFCLDKGHAFIHQMDKIQCVLQDVGSSIATPKSSARESHLKKTKFSTQPIADLESWIDKFTEELPPLTSFILPSGGKSSAALHVARTVCRRAERSVASIVRSGEVDPDVAKFLNRLSDYLFTVARYAAMKEGNEEKIYKRPE
- the mmab gene encoding corrinoid adenosyltransferase isoform X2 is translated as MVSLFLKVARFRCVGRTGRFISEHGTQTISGLQKRCATEGEKRVPKIYTKTGDKGYTSTFTGERRPKEDQVFEALGNTDELSSAIGLAREFCLDKGHAFIHQMDKIQCVLQDVGSSIATPKSSARESHLKKTKFSTQPIADLESWIDKFTEELPPLTSFILPSGGKSSAALHVARTVCRRAERSVASIVRSGEVDPDVAKFLNRYAAMKEGNEEKIYKRPE